In Mucilaginibacter celer, one DNA window encodes the following:
- a CDS encoding TlpA family protein disulfide reductase: protein MKKTFLMLATLAVLIVAGAKPVAAYTRQQADTVGQGVEVGKVLPAFGLQGSNGKPLKSSAVKGRVVLIDFWASWCMPCRASIPHLKELYKKYQKSGFEILSVSIDQNSRAWKSAMLKEAMPWQQAIDKYEAGKDASVMMNALGIQSVPFALLLDDSGKVIAVNPAAEDIDALLKKIFNS from the coding sequence ATGAAAAAAACATTTTTAATGCTGGCTACCTTAGCAGTGTTGATTGTAGCAGGGGCAAAGCCAGTGGCTGCATATACCCGCCAACAGGCGGATACGGTAGGGCAGGGCGTTGAAGTTGGTAAAGTATTACCGGCGTTCGGTTTGCAGGGCAGTAACGGTAAGCCGCTCAAATCATCGGCAGTGAAAGGGAGGGTGGTACTTATTGATTTTTGGGCATCGTGGTGTATGCCTTGCCGGGCGTCCATTCCGCATTTAAAGGAGCTTTATAAAAAGTATCAAAAAAGCGGTTTTGAGATATTGAGTGTTTCGATAGATCAAAACAGCAGGGCCTGGAAAAGCGCAATGCTGAAGGAAGCAATGCCCTGGCAACAGGCCATTGATAAGTATGAAGCGGGGAAGGACGCATCGGTAATGATGAACGCTCTGGGCATCCAATCAGTACCTTTTGCCTTATTGTTGGATGACAGCGGCAAAGTGATTGCTGTGAATCCTGCAGCGGAAGACATTGATGCGTTGCTCAAAAAAATATTTAATAGTTAA
- a CDS encoding M16 family metallopeptidase, producing MKNIKSTILLASVGIALSWSFTAAPTWAQVAKPKVVKTTTEKNLPLDPAVRTGKLPNGFTYYIRHNEEPKKRVTFYLANKVGSVLEDDTQRGLAHFMEHMSFNGTKNFPKNELVSYLQKSGVRFGADLNAYTSFDETVYQLPLPSDNPDILKNGIQIMRDWAQDATLDVTEINKERGVVLEEKRLGKGAQERMQRQYLPTILNHSRYSLRLPIGTDEVLNNFKPETIKKFYHDWYRPDLQALIVVGDIDVDQMEKTIKAKFSDLKNPAGEKPRTKYTVPLLGQNQFLAVTDKEMTVTVAQVMMKQPAAKLHTAADYRDNIVRGLFNRMTGARYAEIMRQANPPYLQGGAEVGDFLGGLDNYSLYAVAKPGELENGFKAAWRETERIKRFGFTQTELDRAKQAYLSDMEASLKEKNKTNSDSYVNEYLQYFLKGTAAPGISYEYDLVKNDLPGVTLDEVNAVSKSSIKNTNRDLMLLAPEKDKATLPTEAVMNSWIKAVEGEDLKPYNDEVSKQPLLANAPVAGKITAETKDAALGTTTLTLSNGVKVVLKPTDFKDNEILFSASSPGGTSLYSDADYQSAANASGMIESFGLGNYNPTQLEKYLSGKQLSVSPYISERTQGVSGNSTPKDLESAFELIYGYLTEPRKDADLFQGIITRSKASLANRGNDPNAVFQDTLSATLGNYNVRRTGPSIAKIDQINLDREYTIYKERFADASGMTFTFVGNIDIEKIKPLIEKYIASLPSKNLGEKAKDLGIHIPEGKIAKNVYKGSEPKATVDMVWSGPFEYSAAERIQLDALKECLEIRLIERLREDESGVYSPGAYANNSKFPTQRYSMFVYFGCDPKNADKLVASTLDEINKLKTNGPAQVNIDKWRAESIRTRETSVRTNGFWLGYISGQINDKEDLHQIDSYTKDLNSVTIESVKATAQKYLSGKNFIRMQLLPETK from the coding sequence ATGAAAAACATAAAAAGTACTATTTTATTAGCCAGCGTAGGCATTGCGCTTAGCTGGTCGTTTACCGCTGCGCCAACATGGGCACAGGTAGCCAAGCCAAAAGTTGTAAAAACTACAACAGAGAAAAATTTGCCGCTTGACCCGGCTGTACGTACCGGTAAATTGCCTAACGGCTTTACCTATTACATCAGGCATAACGAAGAACCTAAAAAACGCGTTACTTTTTACCTGGCCAATAAAGTTGGCTCGGTACTGGAAGATGATACCCAGCGTGGTTTAGCTCACTTTATGGAGCACATGAGCTTTAACGGTACTAAAAACTTCCCGAAAAATGAGCTGGTAAGCTACCTGCAAAAATCGGGCGTACGCTTTGGGGCTGATTTGAACGCCTATACTTCATTTGATGAAACAGTATATCAGTTGCCATTGCCATCTGATAACCCGGACATCCTGAAAAACGGTATCCAGATTATGCGCGATTGGGCGCAGGATGCTACCCTTGATGTTACCGAAATAAACAAAGAGCGTGGTGTAGTACTGGAAGAAAAACGTTTAGGCAAAGGCGCGCAGGAACGCATGCAACGTCAATACCTGCCAACCATCCTTAACCACTCGCGCTATTCGCTGCGTTTGCCAATTGGTACTGATGAAGTGCTGAATAACTTTAAACCAGAAACCATCAAAAAGTTTTACCACGATTGGTACCGCCCCGACCTGCAGGCTTTAATTGTAGTAGGCGATATCGACGTAGATCAGATGGAGAAAACCATCAAAGCCAAATTCAGCGACCTGAAAAACCCTGCAGGCGAAAAGCCGCGTACCAAATATACCGTGCCATTGCTGGGCCAGAACCAGTTTTTAGCTGTTACCGATAAGGAAATGACTGTTACTGTAGCGCAGGTAATGATGAAGCAACCAGCAGCTAAACTGCATACCGCTGCCGATTACCGTGATAATATTGTTCGTGGATTATTTAACAGGATGACAGGTGCCCGTTACGCCGAAATTATGCGCCAGGCCAACCCGCCATATTTACAGGGTGGTGCCGAAGTAGGCGATTTTTTAGGCGGATTGGATAACTACAGCCTGTATGCCGTAGCCAAACCAGGCGAACTGGAAAACGGCTTCAAAGCCGCATGGCGCGAAACTGAGCGTATAAAACGTTTCGGTTTTACCCAAACCGAGCTTGACCGTGCCAAACAAGCCTACCTGAGCGATATGGAAGCTTCGCTTAAAGAAAAAAACAAAACCAACTCGGATAGCTATGTGAACGAATACCTGCAATACTTTTTAAAAGGGACAGCGGCACCGGGTATCAGCTACGAGTATGATCTGGTGAAGAACGATTTGCCGGGCGTAACCCTGGACGAGGTGAATGCCGTAAGCAAATCATCCATCAAAAACACCAACCGCGATTTGATGCTGCTTGCTCCTGAAAAAGATAAAGCAACTTTGCCAACAGAAGCTGTTATGAACAGTTGGATAAAAGCTGTTGAAGGCGAAGATCTCAAACCTTACAATGATGAAGTAAGCAAACAACCTTTATTGGCCAACGCTCCGGTTGCAGGTAAAATAACTGCCGAAACCAAAGATGCAGCCCTGGGTACAACAACCCTTACGTTGAGCAACGGCGTAAAAGTGGTATTGAAACCAACTGATTTTAAAGATAACGAGATCCTGTTCAGCGCTTCGTCCCCAGGCGGTACTTCGCTTTATAGTGATGCCGATTACCAGTCGGCCGCAAATGCTTCGGGCATGATCGAATCGTTTGGGTTGGGCAATTACAATCCTACACAACTGGAAAAATATTTATCAGGTAAGCAGTTAAGTGTAAGTCCATACATCAGCGAGCGCACACAAGGTGTAAGCGGTAATTCGACTCCAAAAGACCTGGAAAGTGCTTTTGAACTGATCTACGGTTATTTAACTGAACCTCGTAAAGATGCCGATTTGTTCCAGGGCATCATTACCCGTTCAAAAGCAAGCCTCGCCAACAGGGGGAATGATCCTAACGCCGTGTTCCAGGATACTTTAAGCGCAACGTTGGGCAACTACAACGTGCGCCGTACAGGGCCGAGCATCGCGAAAATTGATCAGATCAATCTGGATAGGGAGTACACCATCTACAAAGAGCGTTTTGCCGATGCGTCGGGCATGACTTTTACTTTTGTAGGTAACATCGATATTGAGAAAATTAAACCGCTTATTGAAAAATATATCGCCTCGCTGCCATCAAAAAATCTTGGTGAGAAGGCTAAAGATTTAGGCATCCATATCCCCGAAGGTAAGATCGCCAAAAACGTTTACAAAGGTTCGGAGCCGAAAGCCACCGTTGATATGGTATGGTCGGGCCCGTTTGAATACAGCGCTGCCGAGCGGATCCAGCTGGATGCTTTAAAAGAGTGCCTGGAAATCAGGTTGATTGAGCGCTTGAGGGAAGATGAAAGCGGTGTTTATTCGCCTGGCGCTTATGCTAATAACAGCAAATTCCCAACTCAACGTTACTCCATGTTCGTGTACTTTGGTTGCGATCCAAAAAATGCTGATAAATTGGTAGCCTCAACTTTAGATGAGATCAATAAGCTGAAAACCAACGGTCCGGCACAGGTAAATATTGATAAATGGCGCGCCGAAAGCATCCGCACCCGCGAAACCAGTGTACGTACCAACGGTTTCTGGCTGGGCTACATCAGCGGGCAGATCAACGATAAAGAAGACTTGCACCAGATAGATAGCTATACTAAAGATTTGAATAGCGTAACTATTGAAAGCGTAAAAGCAACTGCTCAAAAATACCTAAGCGGGAAGAATTTTATCCGTATGCAGTTATTGCCGGAGACTAAGTAA
- a CDS encoding RNA polymerase sigma-70 factor, with protein MSKYSTHTDHDLTSLLQSGDHDAFIEIYQRYWRRMLAVAWNHSKDKTVAKDIVHEVFLSLWERRDAVEIKSISAFLSTAVKFGVFKHYQREKNRADLAKANYEFTDITHDEAKLDALFLQEYINGIVEEMPEKCKLVFRYSRDLGLKNAEIAEKIEISEKGVEANLTRALKIIRGELKNYGWSIVVVLHTVISLLK; from the coding sequence ATGTCAAAGTACAGTACACATACCGATCATGACCTTACCAGCCTGCTGCAAAGCGGCGATCATGACGCTTTTATCGAAATTTACCAGCGGTACTGGCGGCGTATGCTTGCCGTGGCCTGGAACCACAGTAAGGATAAAACTGTAGCTAAGGATATTGTACACGAGGTTTTCCTCTCGCTTTGGGAAAGGCGCGACGCCGTGGAGATCAAAAGCATTTCGGCCTTCCTGTCTACCGCTGTAAAATTCGGTGTATTCAAACACTACCAACGCGAAAAAAACCGCGCCGACCTGGCCAAGGCCAACTACGAATTTACCGATATCACCCACGACGAAGCCAAACTCGATGCCCTCTTTCTGCAAGAGTACATCAACGGCATTGTGGAAGAAATGCCCGAAAAATGCAAACTGGTATTCCGCTACAGCCGTGACCTGGGCTTGAAGAATGCCGAGATAGCCGAGAAAATAGAGATCAGCGAGAAAGGGGTGGAGGCTAACCTTACCCGTGCACTAAAAATTATCCGCGGCGAGTTGAAGAATTATGGTTGGAGTATTGTGGTGGTGTTGCATACGGT